The Lepisosteus oculatus isolate fLepOcu1 chromosome 4, fLepOcu1.hap2, whole genome shotgun sequence genome window below encodes:
- the gbf1 gene encoding Golgi-specific brefeldin A-resistance guanine nucleotide exchange factor 1 isoform X3, with protein sequence MVDKNIYIVQGEICSVVGAIKRNSRWSTHTPLDEEQDPLLNSFSHLKEILNNIKELSDIEPNVFLRPFLEVVRSEDTTGPITGLALTSVNKFLSYGLIDSSHEGAAEGIENMADAVTHARFVGTDPASDEVVLMKILQVLRTLLLTPVGAHLTNESVCEIMQSCFRICFEMRLSELLRKSAEHTLVDMVQLLFSRLPQFKEEAKSFVGTNMKKIPSCVLDKRDLICAEQPKNINQLERLKMRAGGMSESSKWKKQKRSPRPPRHAVRGTSGLSEQQPASSNGAPAALSNSLSGGVPFIEQSSGGTSSLPVSDSVGSSISSPTTDSGLETSSKTTSKEDLTDLDQGSSTGTTPATTPSLEMGSRKAELDQGDSLMEGVHVERAQSTSVESIPEVLEDRDSVAEQSDSASVHDMDYVNPRGVRFTQSTQKEGAALIPYGLPCIRELFRFLISLTNPHDRHNSDVMMHMGLQLLTVALESAYIASYQSLLGLVKDELCHHLFQLLSMDRMNLYAASIRVCFLLFESMRGNLKFQLEMYLKKLMDIITSENPKMPYEMKEMALEAIVQIWRIPSFVTELYINYDCDYYCSNLFEDLTKLLSKNAFPVSGQLYTTHLLSLEALLTVIDSIEAHCQAKVLSSTVQQDKSDAAKGDGDTTITASTEIPGDTEKLVNDSKVQSGSEAETASCPPTSGHLMAEKMKLGRQDQEEIDLAAEKKAPKKPHRFSNCLPDAQELLDIKNKKKLLIAGTEQFNQKPKKGIQFLQEKGLLSSPMDNNEVAQWLRENPRLDKKMIGEFVSDRKNMELLDSFVGTFTFQGLRIDEALRLYLEAFRLPGEAPVIQRLLETFTDNWHKVNGSPFVSNDAGFALAYAVIMLNTDQHNHNVRKQNVPMTVEQFKKNLKGVNGSKDFDQDMLEDIYNAIKNEEIVMPEEQTGLVKENYIWSVLLHRGASPEGIFLHVPADSYDNDLFTMTWGPTIAALSYVFDKSLDDTIIQKAIAGFRKCAMISAHYGFSDVFDNLIISLCKFTTLSSESVENLPTVFGSNAKAQVAAKTVFNLAHRHGDILREGWKNIMDSMLQLFRAELLPKVMVEVEDFVEPNGKISLQREETPSNRGESAVLSFVNWLTLSGAEQSGLRGPSTENQEAKQAALLCIKQCDPEKLITESKFLQLESLQELMKALISVTPDEETYDEEDAAFCLEMLLRIVLENRDRVSCVWQTVREHLCHLCVHATENCFLVERAVVGLLRLAIRLLRREDISSQVLLSLRLLLMMKPHVLSRVSREVAYGLHELLKTNAANIHSSDDWYTLFSLLECVGAGVKPPASMQVAAGPDNDTGAQSDSEISSYHPSEVSLDRGYTSDSEVYAEHGKQSKMHRSVTDVDVANSGWLVVGKDDIDNGKPTVPGNKPQTSPLINQYSLTLGQDMGLHDTKSLIKCVESLSFIVRDAAHVTPENFELCVKTIRVFVEASLNGGYRTHEKKSKSHKYDSKSNRFRKKPREKEVSLKRTKVSSQRPSRSHSDDEEDEGVPASYHTVSLQLLDLMHTLHTRAASIYNSWAEEQRHLEAAGRKIEADSRTLWSSCWCPLLQGIAWLCCDARRQVRMQALTYLQRALLVHDLQTLDAVEWESCFNKVLFPLLTKLLDNISPADVGGMEETRMRACTLLSKVFLQHLSPLLSLPTFAALWLTILDFMDKYMHAGSSDLLLEAIPESLKNMLLVMDTAGIFHSTDSRTGYSDLWEITWERIDCFLPRLREELFKQAVMPEPVPSVPVDSAQPPPPPAAPTEPKPPSRPVSPQEPPRPSANGTDKIPPVMSSTVPPVSTPITTPVKMSSVDMSPSVNQSPLILQPLASPLQVGVPPMSLPIILNPALIEATSPVPLLTSSRPADPSATSEVK encoded by the exons AGCTGTCTGACATAGAGCCCAATGTATTTCTACGGCCTTTCCTGGAGGTGGTGCGATCAGAAGACACTACAGGACCCATCACTGGACTGGCACTGACATCGGTCAACAAGTTCCTGTCGTACGGCCTCATAG ACTCGAGTCATGAGGGGGCAGCTGAAGGAATTGAGAACATGGCTGATGCTGTGACACATGCTCGGTTTGTGGGGACTGACCCTGCCAGTGATGAAGTGGTTCTTATGAAAATCTTACAG GTACTAAGGACACTGTTGCTCACCCCTGTTGGAGCCCACCTCACCAATGAATCCGTCTGTGAGATCATGCAGTCCTGTTTCCGTATCTGCTTTGAAATGAGACTTAGTG AGTTATTGAGGAAATCTGCCGAGCACACTCTGGTAGACATGGTACAGCTGCTGTTTTCAAG gttGCCGCAGTTCAAGGAGGAAGCTAAGAGTTTTGTAGGAACCAATATGAAGAAG ATTCCTTCATGTGTCCTCGACAAAAGGGATCTTATTTGTGCGGAGCAACCTAAAAACATCAATCAATTAGAGAGG CTGAAGATGCGAGCAGGGGGAATGAGTGAGTCATCCAAGTGGAAGAAGCAGAAGCGATCTCCACGACCCCCCCGCCATGCAGTTCGTGGCACCTCTGGCCTGTCTGAGCAGCAGCCTGCATCCAGCAATGGCGCCCCAGCAGCCCTCAGCAACAGCCTCTCAG GTGGGGTCCCATTTATTGAACAGTCCTCTGGAGGCACCTCCAGTCTCCCAGTGTCTGACAGTGTTGGTTCATCCATATCCAGTCCTACCACTGACAGTGGTCTGGAGACGTCCTCCAAAACCACTTCAAAGGAAGATCTCACTGACTTGGACCAAGGCAGCTCTACTGGCACCACCCCAGCAACAACTCCTTCTTTGGAGATGGGCAGTAGGAAAGCAGAACTGGACCAAGGGGACTCACTG ATGGAAGGAGTTCATGTGGAGCGAGCCCAGTCAACCTCAGTGGAGTCCATTCCTGAGGTCTTAGAAGATCGAGACTCAGTAGCAGAGCAGTCAGACTCTGCCTCTGTGCATGACATGGACTATGTAAATCCTCGAGGAGTGAGGTTTACCCAGTCCACTCAGAAAGAAG GCGCAGCCCTGATCCCTTACGGACTCCCCTGTATTCGGGAGTTGTTCCGCTTCCTTATTTCCCTCACCAACCCCCATGACCGCCACAACTCCGATGTGATGATGCACATGGGTCTCCAGCTCTTGACAGTGGCCCTGGAGTCTGCGTATATCGCCAGCTACCAGTCCCTGCTTGGCCTTGTGAAAGATGAGCTCTGCCACCACCTCTTCCAA ttgctCAGTATGGATCGAATGAACTTATATGCTGCTTCCATAAGAGTATGCTTCCTGCTTTTTGAAAGCATGAGGGGAAACTTAAAATTTCAGCTTGAA atgtatttaaagaaGTTAATGGACATAATTACCTCAGAAAACCCTAAGATGCCATATGAAATGAAGGAGATGGCTCTAGAAGCGATTGTTCAGATCTGGAGAATTCCCAGCTTTGTAACAGAGCTGTACATCAATTACGACTGTGATTATTATTGCTCTAATCTATTTGAAGATCTTACCAAACTGCTTTCTAAG AATGCATTTCCAGTCTCTGGGCAGCTCTACACAACCCACCTTCTCTCACTAGAGGCCTTGCTAACAGTGATTGATAGCATAGAAGCACATTGTCAGGCTAAAGTCCTCAGCAGCACTGTACAGCAGGACAAGTCAGATGCAGCCAAAGGGGATGGGGATACCACTATAACTGCCAGTACCGAGATTCCTGGTG ATACAGAAAAGCTTGTAAATGACAGCAAAGTACAGAGTGGATCCGAGGCAGAAACAGCTTCCTGCCCGCCCACTAGTGGGCACTTAATGGCTGAAAAAATGAAGCTAGGAAGACAGGATCAAGAAGAAATAGACCTGG CAGCTGAAAAGAAGGCACCGAAAAAACCTCATCGCTTCTCTAACTGCTTACCAGATGCACAGGAACTtttagacatcaaaaacaaaaagaag ctcCTTATTGCAGGCACAGAGCAGTTTAACCAAAAGCCTAAGAAAGGTATTCAGTTCCTACAAGAGAAAGGTTTGCTCAGCAGCCCAATGGATAACAATGAGGTAGCACAGTGGCTCAGAGAAAACCCCCGCCTGGACAAGAAGATGATTGGGGAGTTTGTCAGTGACCGCAAAAACATGGAACTCTTGGACAGTTTTGTTGG tacTTTTACATTCCAAGGTTTGAGAATCGACGAAGCCCTGCGTTTGTATTTGGAAGCATTTCGACTTCCTGGGGAAGCCCCTGTCATCCAAAGGCTACTTGAAACCTTCACTGACAACTGGCAT AAAGTGAATGGATCTCCTTTTGTATCAAATGATGCTGGCTTTGCCTTGGCATATGCTGTGATAATGCTCAACACCGACCAACACAATCACAATGTCCGCAAGCAGAATGTGCCAATGACAGTGGAG CAATTCAAGAAGAATCTAAAAGGGGTTAATGGGTCAAAGGATTTTGATCAGGATATGTTGGAAGACATCTATAATGCCATTAA GAATGAGGAGATTGTGATGCCGGAGGAGCAGACAGGTTTGGTGAAAGAGAACTACATCTGGAGTGTGCTGCTGCATCGGGGAGCCTCTCCTGAGGGGATCTTCCTGCATGTGCCAGCCGACAGCTATGACAACGACCTCTTCACCATGACCTGGGGCCCCACCATCGCTGCTCTCTCCTATGTCTTTGACAAGAGCCTGGATGACACGATCATCCAAAAGGCCATTGCTGGCTTCAG GAAATGTGCGATGATTTCTGCACACTACGGATTCAGTGATGTGTTTGACAATTTAATAATTTCCCTGTGCAAGTTTACAACACTCAGCAGTGAG TCTGTGGAGAACCTTCCGACTGTTTTTGGAAGCAATGCTAAGGCCCAAGTCGCTGCCAAAACGGTCTTTAACTTGGCCCATCGTCATGGTGACATACTGCGAGAGGGATGGAAGAATATCATGGATTCTATGCTGCAGCTTTTCCGTGCAGAGCTCCTGCCTAAAGTCATGGTGGAG GTTGAGGACTTTGTGGAACCCAATGGAAAAATCTCACTTCAGCGAGAAGAAACACCGTCAAATCg TGGGGAGTCTGCCGTGCTGAGTTTTGTGAACTGGCTAACTCTGAGTGGTGCTGAACAATCTGGACTAAGAGGACCTTCCACAGAAAACCAAGAGGCCAAGCAAGCTGCCCTCCTTTGCATAAAG CAATGTGATCCTGAGAAGCTGATAACGGAGAGCAAATTCCTCCAACTTGAATCACTTCAAGAGCTAATGAAG GCTCTTATATCTGTAACTCCAGATGAGGAGACGTATGATGAGGAGGACGCTGCTTTCTGCTTAGAAATGTTGCTAAGAATTGTGCTTGAAAATAG GGATCGTGTCTCGTGTGTATGGCAGACAGTCAGGGAACACCTGTGCCATCTGTGTGTTCACGCCACTGAGAACTGCTTCCTGGTGGAGAGGGCTGTGGTAGGCCTCCTGAGACTGGCGATTCGCCTGCTGAGGCGGGAGGACATCAGCTCACAG GTGCTCCTTTCCTTAAGGCTTTTGTTGATGATGAAGCCTCATGTACTGTCCCGTGTGAGCCGGGAGGTGGCATATGGCCTGCATGAACTTCTGAAAACCAACGCAGCTAACATCCACTCCAGTGATGACTGGTACACTCTCTTCTCTTTGCTGGAGTGTGTTGGAGCTGGGGTGAAGCCTCCTGCCTCAATGCAGGTTGCTGCTGGGCCAGACAATGACACGG GTGCCCAATCCGACAGCGAGATTTCATCCTATCACCCCAGTGAGGTCAGTCTGGACCGTGGCTATACTTCAGATTCAGAGGTCTACGCAGAGCATGGGAAGCAGTCTAAAATGCATCGCTCTGTCACAGATGTGGATGTGGCTAATAGTGGATGGTTAGTG GTTGGGAAAGATGACATTGACAATGGTAAGCCTACAGTCCCTGGAAACAAACCACAGACTTCTCCACTGATTAACCAGTACAGCCTGACACTGGGGCAAGACATGGGGCTCCATGACACCAAGTCTCTCATCAAGTGTGTGGAGTCCCTGTCCTTCATTGTCCGTGATGCTGCACACGTCACACCAGAGAATTTTGAGCTCTGTGTCAAGACGATCCGAGTGTTTGTGGAAGCCAGCCTTAATGGAG GGTACAGGACACATGAAAAGAAATCCAAGAGCCATAAATATGATTCCAAGTCAAACCGGTTCCGGAAGAAGCCACGGGAGAAGGAGGTATCCTTGAAGAGGACAAAAGTATCCAGTCAGCGTCCCTCTCGTTCCCACAGTGATGATGAAGAGGATGAGGGGGTTCCTGCCAGCTATCATACGGTGTCATTACAG TTACTTGACCTCATGCACACCCTACATACTCGAGCAGCAAGCATCTATAATTCTTGGGCAGAGGAACAGCGCCACCTTGAGGCTGCAGGCAGGAAGATTGAGGCTGACTCCCGAACACTGTGGTCCAGTTGCTGGTGTCCTTTACTACAAG GGATTGCCTGGCTGTGCTGTGATGCCCGGCGCCAGGTCCGAATGCAGGCTCTCACCTACTTGCAGAGGGCACTTTTAGTACATGATCTTCAAACTCTTGATGCCGTGGAATGGGAGTCATGCTTTAACAAG GTGCTGTTCCCATTACTCACCAAGCTTCTGGACAACATCAGCCCTGCAGATGTAGGAGGGATGGAAGAAACTAGAATGAGGGCTTGTACACTCCTCTCAAAG gttTTTCTACAGCACCTGTCTCCTTTACTCTCCCTACCAACATTTGCAGCCCTGTGGCTCACAATTTTGGATTTCATGGACAAATACATGCATGCAGGCTCCAGTGACCTGCTG TTGGAAGCCATTCCTGAATCTCTGAAGAATATGCTTTTGGTGATGGACACAGCAGGAATTTTCCACAGCACCGATTCCCGGACAGGGTATTCTGACCTGTGGGAGATCACCTGGGAGAGGATTGACTGCTTCCTGCCCAGACTGAGGGAAGAGCTTTTTAAACAGGCAGTGATGCCAG AACCGGTTCCCAGTGTGCCAGTGGACTCTGCTCAGCCTCCTCCCCCGCCAGCAGCTCCAACTGAGCCAAAGCCCCCTAGCAGACCAGTTTCACCCCAGGAGCCTCCTCGACCTAGTGCCAATG
- the gbf1 gene encoding Golgi-specific brefeldin A-resistance guanine nucleotide exchange factor 1 isoform X1 — MVDKNIYIVQGEICSVVGAIKRNSRWSTHTPLDEEQDPLLNSFSHLKEILNNIKELSDIEPNVFLRPFLEVVRSEDTTGPITGLALTSVNKFLSYGLIDSSHEGAAEGIENMADAVTHARFVGTDPASDEVVLMKILQVLRTLLLTPVGAHLTNESVCEIMQSCFRICFEMRLSELLRKSAEHTLVDMVQLLFSRLPQFKEEAKSFVGTNMKKIPSCVLDKRDLICAEQPKNINQLERLKMRAGGMSESSKWKKQKRSPRPPRHAVRGTSGLSEQQPASSNGAPAALSNSLSGGVPFIEQSSGGTSSLPVSDSVGSSISSPTTDSGLETSSKTTSKEDLTDLDQGSSTGTTPATTPSLEMGSRKAELDQGDSLMEGVHVERAQSTSVESIPEVLEDRDSVAEQSDSASVHDMDYVNPRGVRFTQSTQKEGAALIPYGLPCIRELFRFLISLTNPHDRHNSDVMMHMGLQLLTVALESAYIASYQSLLGLVKDELCHHLFQLLSMDRMNLYAASIRVCFLLFESMRGNLKFQLEMYLKKLMDIITSENPKMPYEMKEMALEAIVQIWRIPSFVTELYINYDCDYYCSNLFEDLTKLLSKNAFPVSGQLYTTHLLSLEALLTVIDSIEAHCQAKVLSSTVQQDKSDAAKGDGDTTITASTEIPGDTEKLVNDSKVQSGSEAETASCPPTSGHLMAEKMKLGRQDQEEIDLAAEKKAPKKPHRFSNCLPDAQELLDIKNKKKLLIAGTEQFNQKPKKGIQFLQEKGLLSSPMDNNEVAQWLRENPRLDKKMIGEFVSDRKNMELLDSFVGTFTFQGLRIDEALRLYLEAFRLPGEAPVIQRLLETFTDNWHKVNGSPFVSNDAGFALAYAVIMLNTDQHNHNVRKQNVPMTVEQFKKNLKGVNGSKDFDQDMLEDIYNAIKNEEIVMPEEQTGLVKENYIWSVLLHRGASPEGIFLHVPADSYDNDLFTMTWGPTIAALSYVFDKSLDDTIIQKAIAGFRKCAMISAHYGFSDVFDNLIISLCKFTTLSSESVENLPTVFGSNAKAQVAAKTVFNLAHRHGDILREGWKNIMDSMLQLFRAELLPKVMVEVEDFVEPNGKISLQREETPSNRGESAVLSFVNWLTLSGAEQSGLRGPSTENQEAKQAALLCIKQCDPEKLITESKFLQLESLQELMKALISVTPDEETYDEEDAAFCLEMLLRIVLENRDRVSCVWQTVREHLCHLCVHATENCFLVERAVVGLLRLAIRLLRREDISSQVLLSLRLLLMMKPHVLSRVSREVAYGLHELLKTNAANIHSSDDWYTLFSLLECVGAGVKPPASMQVAAGPDNDTGAQSDSEISSYHPSEVSLDRGYTSDSEVYAEHGKQSKMHRSVTDVDVANSGWLVVGKDDIDNGKPTVPGNKPQTSPLINQYSLTLGQDMGLHDTKSLIKCVESLSFIVRDAAHVTPENFELCVKTIRVFVEASLNGGYRTHEKKSKSHKYDSKSNRFRKKPREKEVSLKRTKVSSQRPSRSHSDDEEDEGVPASYHTVSLQVSQDLLDLMHTLHTRAASIYNSWAEEQRHLEAAGRKIEADSRTLWSSCWCPLLQGIAWLCCDARRQVRMQALTYLQRALLVHDLQTLDAVEWESCFNKVLFPLLTKLLDNISPADVGGMEETRMRACTLLSKVFLQHLSPLLSLPTFAALWLTILDFMDKYMHAGSSDLLLEAIPESLKNMLLVMDTAGIFHSTDSRTGYSDLWEITWERIDCFLPRLREELFKQAVMPEPVPSVPVDSAQPPPPPAAPTEPKPPSRPVSPQEPPRPSANGTDKIPPVMSSTVPPVSTPITTPVKMSSVDMSPSVNQSPLILQPLASPLQVGVPPMSLPIILNPALIEATSPVPLLTSSRPADPSATSEVK; from the exons AGCTGTCTGACATAGAGCCCAATGTATTTCTACGGCCTTTCCTGGAGGTGGTGCGATCAGAAGACACTACAGGACCCATCACTGGACTGGCACTGACATCGGTCAACAAGTTCCTGTCGTACGGCCTCATAG ACTCGAGTCATGAGGGGGCAGCTGAAGGAATTGAGAACATGGCTGATGCTGTGACACATGCTCGGTTTGTGGGGACTGACCCTGCCAGTGATGAAGTGGTTCTTATGAAAATCTTACAG GTACTAAGGACACTGTTGCTCACCCCTGTTGGAGCCCACCTCACCAATGAATCCGTCTGTGAGATCATGCAGTCCTGTTTCCGTATCTGCTTTGAAATGAGACTTAGTG AGTTATTGAGGAAATCTGCCGAGCACACTCTGGTAGACATGGTACAGCTGCTGTTTTCAAG gttGCCGCAGTTCAAGGAGGAAGCTAAGAGTTTTGTAGGAACCAATATGAAGAAG ATTCCTTCATGTGTCCTCGACAAAAGGGATCTTATTTGTGCGGAGCAACCTAAAAACATCAATCAATTAGAGAGG CTGAAGATGCGAGCAGGGGGAATGAGTGAGTCATCCAAGTGGAAGAAGCAGAAGCGATCTCCACGACCCCCCCGCCATGCAGTTCGTGGCACCTCTGGCCTGTCTGAGCAGCAGCCTGCATCCAGCAATGGCGCCCCAGCAGCCCTCAGCAACAGCCTCTCAG GTGGGGTCCCATTTATTGAACAGTCCTCTGGAGGCACCTCCAGTCTCCCAGTGTCTGACAGTGTTGGTTCATCCATATCCAGTCCTACCACTGACAGTGGTCTGGAGACGTCCTCCAAAACCACTTCAAAGGAAGATCTCACTGACTTGGACCAAGGCAGCTCTACTGGCACCACCCCAGCAACAACTCCTTCTTTGGAGATGGGCAGTAGGAAAGCAGAACTGGACCAAGGGGACTCACTG ATGGAAGGAGTTCATGTGGAGCGAGCCCAGTCAACCTCAGTGGAGTCCATTCCTGAGGTCTTAGAAGATCGAGACTCAGTAGCAGAGCAGTCAGACTCTGCCTCTGTGCATGACATGGACTATGTAAATCCTCGAGGAGTGAGGTTTACCCAGTCCACTCAGAAAGAAG GCGCAGCCCTGATCCCTTACGGACTCCCCTGTATTCGGGAGTTGTTCCGCTTCCTTATTTCCCTCACCAACCCCCATGACCGCCACAACTCCGATGTGATGATGCACATGGGTCTCCAGCTCTTGACAGTGGCCCTGGAGTCTGCGTATATCGCCAGCTACCAGTCCCTGCTTGGCCTTGTGAAAGATGAGCTCTGCCACCACCTCTTCCAA ttgctCAGTATGGATCGAATGAACTTATATGCTGCTTCCATAAGAGTATGCTTCCTGCTTTTTGAAAGCATGAGGGGAAACTTAAAATTTCAGCTTGAA atgtatttaaagaaGTTAATGGACATAATTACCTCAGAAAACCCTAAGATGCCATATGAAATGAAGGAGATGGCTCTAGAAGCGATTGTTCAGATCTGGAGAATTCCCAGCTTTGTAACAGAGCTGTACATCAATTACGACTGTGATTATTATTGCTCTAATCTATTTGAAGATCTTACCAAACTGCTTTCTAAG AATGCATTTCCAGTCTCTGGGCAGCTCTACACAACCCACCTTCTCTCACTAGAGGCCTTGCTAACAGTGATTGATAGCATAGAAGCACATTGTCAGGCTAAAGTCCTCAGCAGCACTGTACAGCAGGACAAGTCAGATGCAGCCAAAGGGGATGGGGATACCACTATAACTGCCAGTACCGAGATTCCTGGTG ATACAGAAAAGCTTGTAAATGACAGCAAAGTACAGAGTGGATCCGAGGCAGAAACAGCTTCCTGCCCGCCCACTAGTGGGCACTTAATGGCTGAAAAAATGAAGCTAGGAAGACAGGATCAAGAAGAAATAGACCTGG CAGCTGAAAAGAAGGCACCGAAAAAACCTCATCGCTTCTCTAACTGCTTACCAGATGCACAGGAACTtttagacatcaaaaacaaaaagaag ctcCTTATTGCAGGCACAGAGCAGTTTAACCAAAAGCCTAAGAAAGGTATTCAGTTCCTACAAGAGAAAGGTTTGCTCAGCAGCCCAATGGATAACAATGAGGTAGCACAGTGGCTCAGAGAAAACCCCCGCCTGGACAAGAAGATGATTGGGGAGTTTGTCAGTGACCGCAAAAACATGGAACTCTTGGACAGTTTTGTTGG tacTTTTACATTCCAAGGTTTGAGAATCGACGAAGCCCTGCGTTTGTATTTGGAAGCATTTCGACTTCCTGGGGAAGCCCCTGTCATCCAAAGGCTACTTGAAACCTTCACTGACAACTGGCAT AAAGTGAATGGATCTCCTTTTGTATCAAATGATGCTGGCTTTGCCTTGGCATATGCTGTGATAATGCTCAACACCGACCAACACAATCACAATGTCCGCAAGCAGAATGTGCCAATGACAGTGGAG CAATTCAAGAAGAATCTAAAAGGGGTTAATGGGTCAAAGGATTTTGATCAGGATATGTTGGAAGACATCTATAATGCCATTAA GAATGAGGAGATTGTGATGCCGGAGGAGCAGACAGGTTTGGTGAAAGAGAACTACATCTGGAGTGTGCTGCTGCATCGGGGAGCCTCTCCTGAGGGGATCTTCCTGCATGTGCCAGCCGACAGCTATGACAACGACCTCTTCACCATGACCTGGGGCCCCACCATCGCTGCTCTCTCCTATGTCTTTGACAAGAGCCTGGATGACACGATCATCCAAAAGGCCATTGCTGGCTTCAG GAAATGTGCGATGATTTCTGCACACTACGGATTCAGTGATGTGTTTGACAATTTAATAATTTCCCTGTGCAAGTTTACAACACTCAGCAGTGAG TCTGTGGAGAACCTTCCGACTGTTTTTGGAAGCAATGCTAAGGCCCAAGTCGCTGCCAAAACGGTCTTTAACTTGGCCCATCGTCATGGTGACATACTGCGAGAGGGATGGAAGAATATCATGGATTCTATGCTGCAGCTTTTCCGTGCAGAGCTCCTGCCTAAAGTCATGGTGGAG GTTGAGGACTTTGTGGAACCCAATGGAAAAATCTCACTTCAGCGAGAAGAAACACCGTCAAATCg TGGGGAGTCTGCCGTGCTGAGTTTTGTGAACTGGCTAACTCTGAGTGGTGCTGAACAATCTGGACTAAGAGGACCTTCCACAGAAAACCAAGAGGCCAAGCAAGCTGCCCTCCTTTGCATAAAG CAATGTGATCCTGAGAAGCTGATAACGGAGAGCAAATTCCTCCAACTTGAATCACTTCAAGAGCTAATGAAG GCTCTTATATCTGTAACTCCAGATGAGGAGACGTATGATGAGGAGGACGCTGCTTTCTGCTTAGAAATGTTGCTAAGAATTGTGCTTGAAAATAG GGATCGTGTCTCGTGTGTATGGCAGACAGTCAGGGAACACCTGTGCCATCTGTGTGTTCACGCCACTGAGAACTGCTTCCTGGTGGAGAGGGCTGTGGTAGGCCTCCTGAGACTGGCGATTCGCCTGCTGAGGCGGGAGGACATCAGCTCACAG GTGCTCCTTTCCTTAAGGCTTTTGTTGATGATGAAGCCTCATGTACTGTCCCGTGTGAGCCGGGAGGTGGCATATGGCCTGCATGAACTTCTGAAAACCAACGCAGCTAACATCCACTCCAGTGATGACTGGTACACTCTCTTCTCTTTGCTGGAGTGTGTTGGAGCTGGGGTGAAGCCTCCTGCCTCAATGCAGGTTGCTGCTGGGCCAGACAATGACACGG GTGCCCAATCCGACAGCGAGATTTCATCCTATCACCCCAGTGAGGTCAGTCTGGACCGTGGCTATACTTCAGATTCAGAGGTCTACGCAGAGCATGGGAAGCAGTCTAAAATGCATCGCTCTGTCACAGATGTGGATGTGGCTAATAGTGGATGGTTAGTG GTTGGGAAAGATGACATTGACAATGGTAAGCCTACAGTCCCTGGAAACAAACCACAGACTTCTCCACTGATTAACCAGTACAGCCTGACACTGGGGCAAGACATGGGGCTCCATGACACCAAGTCTCTCATCAAGTGTGTGGAGTCCCTGTCCTTCATTGTCCGTGATGCTGCACACGTCACACCAGAGAATTTTGAGCTCTGTGTCAAGACGATCCGAGTGTTTGTGGAAGCCAGCCTTAATGGAG GGTACAGGACACATGAAAAGAAATCCAAGAGCCATAAATATGATTCCAAGTCAAACCGGTTCCGGAAGAAGCCACGGGAGAAGGAGGTATCCTTGAAGAGGACAAAAGTATCCAGTCAGCGTCCCTCTCGTTCCCACAGTGATGATGAAGAGGATGAGGGGGTTCCTGCCAGCTATCATACGGTGTCATTACAGGTTAGTCAGGAC TTACTTGACCTCATGCACACCCTACATACTCGAGCAGCAAGCATCTATAATTCTTGGGCAGAGGAACAGCGCCACCTTGAGGCTGCAGGCAGGAAGATTGAGGCTGACTCCCGAACACTGTGGTCCAGTTGCTGGTGTCCTTTACTACAAG GGATTGCCTGGCTGTGCTGTGATGCCCGGCGCCAGGTCCGAATGCAGGCTCTCACCTACTTGCAGAGGGCACTTTTAGTACATGATCTTCAAACTCTTGATGCCGTGGAATGGGAGTCATGCTTTAACAAG GTGCTGTTCCCATTACTCACCAAGCTTCTGGACAACATCAGCCCTGCAGATGTAGGAGGGATGGAAGAAACTAGAATGAGGGCTTGTACACTCCTCTCAAAG gttTTTCTACAGCACCTGTCTCCTTTACTCTCCCTACCAACATTTGCAGCCCTGTGGCTCACAATTTTGGATTTCATGGACAAATACATGCATGCAGGCTCCAGTGACCTGCTG TTGGAAGCCATTCCTGAATCTCTGAAGAATATGCTTTTGGTGATGGACACAGCAGGAATTTTCCACAGCACCGATTCCCGGACAGGGTATTCTGACCTGTGGGAGATCACCTGGGAGAGGATTGACTGCTTCCTGCCCAGACTGAGGGAAGAGCTTTTTAAACAGGCAGTGATGCCAG AACCGGTTCCCAGTGTGCCAGTGGACTCTGCTCAGCCTCCTCCCCCGCCAGCAGCTCCAACTGAGCCAAAGCCCCCTAGCAGACCAGTTTCACCCCAGGAGCCTCCTCGACCTAGTGCCAATG